TATCTTCAGATGGGATATTCCAAAAAATAAGATACTTATTTGATAAAATCTTAAAATTATTAAAATTTTAGGAATTAGTATAAATAATATAAATATGAAATACATATAATTATAGGCAAATATTATTAATTATTTACTAGTAGCAGTAAATAAACTAAATCATATAGTTTAATAAAAAATATTAAAAATAATTATGGTAAAGGGCATATATGAGGAGGTAATACCTTGAAATTTTTACAAAATATTGCTGAAAACGATTTTTTAGATGAACCTAAAGAAACTCTATCGGACGTAGATAAAGAATTATTAGAGTTAATCGAAGGTTCTAAAGCAAGAATAACTGTTGTTGGTTGTGGTGGGGCTGGTAACAATGCAATAAATAGGTTAGCTGATGAGCAAGTTGAAGGTGCGAAAGTAGTTGCAGTAAACACCGACGCTCAACAATTAGTTAAAACCAAAGCTGAAAATAAGGTTTTAATTGGTAAAAATTTAACCCGTGGATTAGGTGCTGGAGGAAACCCTGAAAAAGGTGAAGAATCTGCTAGAGAGAATGCAGAAGATATCAAATCTGCAATACAAGATTCAGATTTGGTATTTATCACCTGCGGATTAGGCGGGGGAACTGGAACCGGTTCTGCACCAATTGTAGCTGAAATATCAAAGAAAATGGGCGCTTTGACTGTTGCTGTTGTAACATTGCCATTCTCAATGGAAGGAAAAGTTAGAATGACGAATGCTTTAAATGGACTCGAAAAGTTGCAAGAAGTTGCAGATACCATTGTTATTATTCCAAACGATAAATTATTAGAAATTGTTAGAAACGTTCCTTTAAGAACTGCTTTCAAAGTAGCTGACGAAGTATTAATGAATTCAGTTAGAGGAATGGTTGAACTCGTAAATAACGCGGGAGACATTCACGTGGACTTTGCAGACGTTAAAGCGGTTATGGACGATGGTGGAATAGCAATGATGGGAATTGGTGAAAGCGATTCCGAAAAAAGAGCAAAAGAAGCTATTAACATGGCTTTAAACAGTCCTTTATTATGTGTCGATATTGAAGGAGCCACAGGTGCTTTAATACACGTTACAGGACCAGAAGATATGAGTCTAGATGAAGCCCAAGACATTGTTTCAACTGTTTCCGAAAGACTTTCAGAAAATGCAACAATTATTTGGGGTACCACTATCGATGATAAATTAGAAAATTCATTGAGAGTTTTATTAATCATTACTGGTACAAAATCAACAGTTAACCATAATTTAAGCCTTAAAAGAAATAAAGTAATTATAGATATCCCAAAAATTTAATTGAAAATATATAAAATATAGATACAAAATAACTCAAATTAATTTATATTTTACATATTTAATTTATATCAACTTTCATTCAACTTTTATACCCTAATTTAAATAAATATTTAAATGTTGATTGCAAAAGATAATGCAGTAAATAAAAATGTGATAATATGTCTGAAAAATTCGACGAAATGAAAACCGAAACAAAAAATTTCATAAGCCAATGTAAAAGAGTATTAAAAGTTTCAAGAAAACCAACCCGTGAAGAATACATTAACATTTCAAAAGTTACTGGTTTGGGAATCTGTTTATTGGGAGCCATTGGATTTGCTGTTCACGTTCCAATTACATACTTAAAAGGACTTTTAAAACCTGCTGCAGGTTTAGTAAAATAATTA
The window above is part of the Methanococcus voltae PS genome. Proteins encoded here:
- the ftsZ gene encoding cell division protein FtsZ translates to MKFLQNIAENDFLDEPKETLSDVDKELLELIEGSKARITVVGCGGAGNNAINRLADEQVEGAKVVAVNTDAQQLVKTKAENKVLIGKNLTRGLGAGGNPEKGEESARENAEDIKSAIQDSDLVFITCGLGGGTGTGSAPIVAEISKKMGALTVAVVTLPFSMEGKVRMTNALNGLEKLQEVADTIVIIPNDKLLEIVRNVPLRTAFKVADEVLMNSVRGMVELVNNAGDIHVDFADVKAVMDDGGIAMMGIGESDSEKRAKEAINMALNSPLLCVDIEGATGALIHVTGPEDMSLDEAQDIVSTVSERLSENATIIWGTTIDDKLENSLRVLLIITGTKSTVNHNLSLKRNKVIIDIPKI
- a CDS encoding protein translocase SEC61 complex subunit gamma, which codes for MSEKFDEMKTETKNFISQCKRVLKVSRKPTREEYINISKVTGLGICLLGAIGFAVHVPITYLKGLLKPAAGLVK